Proteins encoded in a region of the Marmota flaviventris isolate mMarFla1 chromosome 3, mMarFla1.hap1, whole genome shotgun sequence genome:
- the Ndufa12 gene encoding NADH dehydrogenase [ubiquinone] 1 alpha subcomplex subunit 12 isoform X2, whose protein sequence is MELLQVLKRGLQQVSGHGGLRGYLRVFFRANDVRVGTLVGEDKYGNKYYEDNKQFFGRHRWVIYTTEMNGKNTFWDVDGSMVPPECVDDLNLAPCTY, encoded by the exons ATGGAGTTGCTGCAGGTCCTGAAACGCGGGCTGCAGCAGGTCAGTGGCCACGGCGGTCTCCGTGGCTATTTGCGAGTTTTCTTCAG AGCAAATGATGTGAGAGTTGGTACATTAGTGGGGGAAGACAAATATGGAAACAAATACTATGAAGACAACAAGCAATTTTTTG GCCGTCACCGATGGGTTATATATACTACTGAAATGAATGGCAAAAACACATTCTGGGATGTGGATGGAAGCATGGTGCCTCCCGAATG TGTAGATGACTTGAACCTAGCTCCTTGCACCTACTAA